A stretch of Pontibacter akesuensis DNA encodes these proteins:
- a CDS encoding replication initiation protein: MSDLINIPVKQPNKLVTQHNNLINSYFDIPTVQLRAFIYALGHIHKDDKELTHVKIPIDALYASKGGKNFKQVAKLATELQEIKFKVESQSPDKAGKMKRTYLSMVIFPTVSYTQDSRYIITKINNDLAPYLLDLKGNYTQAELEQLLSLKTIQAYRIYMFIKQGLFKDKPTTIKYRQLRLMLGLDLELNEDEAKRAGLPEGERIKTIKYPLFAEFKRRILDTAKEELLDTDMAFDYKINKKGRNADSITFHLVKTINVLPSPAPGALQADPKTLQQNLFSSPTPVLGSDKVTANAVRIMRDKYAFSEEQIQKYLQQLPPLVITRANNWFSTNKGTLTFTSEAEWFAKHLDNKISKNKG; this comes from the coding sequence ATGAGTGACCTGATAAATATTCCCGTCAAGCAGCCCAACAAGCTGGTTACCCAGCACAACAACCTGATAAACAGCTATTTTGATATTCCGACGGTGCAGTTGCGGGCCTTCATCTATGCCCTGGGGCATATCCACAAGGACGACAAGGAGCTGACGCACGTGAAGATCCCCATCGACGCCCTCTATGCCTCCAAAGGGGGGAAGAACTTTAAGCAGGTGGCCAAGCTGGCCACGGAGCTGCAGGAAATCAAGTTCAAGGTGGAAAGCCAGTCCCCCGACAAGGCGGGAAAGATGAAGCGGACCTACCTGAGCATGGTGATCTTCCCCACCGTCAGCTACACCCAGGACAGCAGGTACATCATTACCAAGATCAACAACGACCTGGCCCCTTACCTGCTGGACCTGAAGGGAAACTACACGCAGGCCGAACTGGAGCAGCTGCTGAGTCTGAAGACTATCCAGGCCTACCGGATCTACATGTTCATCAAGCAGGGGCTCTTCAAGGACAAGCCCACCACCATCAAGTACAGGCAACTGCGGCTGATGCTGGGGCTGGACCTGGAGCTCAACGAGGACGAAGCCAAACGGGCGGGCCTGCCCGAGGGGGAACGTATCAAGACCATCAAGTACCCCTTGTTCGCCGAGTTCAAGCGGCGCATCCTGGATACGGCGAAGGAGGAGCTGCTGGACACGGACATGGCCTTTGACTACAAGATAAACAAGAAGGGCCGCAATGCGGACTCCATCACCTTCCATTTGGTGAAGACGATCAACGTGCTGCCCTCCCCCGCTCCCGGTGCGTTGCAGGCGGACCCAAAGACGCTGCAGCAAAACCTGTTCTCCTCCCCTACCCCAGTCCTCGGATCGGACAAGGTCACGGCGAACGCGGTCCGGATCATGCGCGACAAGTATGCGTTTTCGGAGGAGCAAATCCAGAAATACCTCCAGCAGCTTCCTCCCTTGGTGATCACGCGGGCCAACAACTGGTTTTCGACGAACAAGGGCACCCTGACATTCACGTCGGAGGCGGAGTGGTTTGCCAAGCACCTGGACAACAAGATCTCCAAAAACAAAGGGTGA
- a CDS encoding DUF4209 domain-containing protein has protein sequence MAIDEIPVTDGLYDDQLIKYLWAKRRDSEFDTQILDVLEKLCKPRVGDLGDSAANLSFSDSEVEMLKETNIVEVCKNKEIVARWCDYVQAIDRTNRPKYVKEASRNYLEIYKATGNCEYLVRKLQLVRKYKALYRDELEPLFEHVKEEISKKGAPYWQLRLIKESSSIFTPERCQAEFLTSLEEKVDLYEREGDYGNSRFCIDSLHVVRALDVNQWRVRRAENYEKEGDRVIDNRLPNTLYPSLDQIFYKGLQEIKSVENSDALRERLEEKLEKAQLEKHTVIQIAGIPTVPPVDHERIKGEVAKLGTDSFEAGFKQLLSIPIVSKREVEEYVEIRKSQGLLTTKYLSETVKVSNKGAAIGSAKGDDALANEARFWYRERRISVIVAIKQVMDVHRQLNMNFVFAMVEGSKSRFITKDRADIYSMGLLEGFNNNYISAAHLLMPQLEHSLRHIATQYGIVMTNYAEDLQHEKTLGVCLGKMKDAITEDLQEELKNFLTEASSVNFRNNLCHGLIPPSEIAHYGIYLWWLALKLIFQTEHFFPQNDRKG, from the coding sequence ATGGCAATCGATGAAATTCCCGTAACCGATGGTTTGTACGATGATCAGTTAATAAAATATTTATGGGCCAAGAGGAGGGACAGTGAATTTGACACACAAATTCTTGATGTGTTGGAAAAGCTTTGTAAACCACGGGTAGGTGATTTAGGGGACAGTGCGGCTAACTTATCGTTTTCAGACAGCGAAGTAGAGATGCTGAAAGAGACAAATATCGTAGAAGTCTGTAAAAACAAAGAAATTGTCGCCAGGTGGTGTGACTATGTCCAAGCTATAGACAGAACAAACAGGCCGAAGTATGTCAAGGAAGCCAGCCGTAACTATTTAGAGATTTATAAGGCTACCGGTAACTGTGAATATTTAGTGCGAAAGCTACAGCTGGTTCGTAAATACAAGGCTCTATACAGGGACGAGTTAGAGCCACTATTCGAACATGTGAAGGAGGAAATTTCAAAAAAAGGTGCGCCCTACTGGCAGCTGCGATTAATCAAAGAGTCTTCATCCATCTTCACACCTGAACGGTGCCAGGCTGAGTTTTTGACTTCATTGGAAGAGAAAGTGGATTTATATGAAAGAGAAGGAGATTACGGCAACTCTAGATTTTGTATAGACTCTTTACATGTAGTTAGAGCGTTGGACGTCAACCAATGGCGTGTCAGGCGGGCTGAAAATTATGAAAAAGAGGGTGACCGTGTAATTGATAATAGGCTGCCGAACACCCTTTACCCTAGCCTTGATCAAATATTCTATAAAGGACTGCAGGAAATAAAATCAGTCGAGAACAGCGACGCTCTAAGAGAAAGATTGGAAGAAAAACTTGAAAAGGCACAGCTTGAGAAACACACTGTAATTCAGATAGCCGGTATTCCAACTGTTCCGCCTGTGGATCATGAGCGCATCAAAGGAGAAGTGGCAAAATTAGGAACAGATAGTTTCGAGGCGGGCTTCAAACAACTGCTGTCCATACCCATAGTTTCAAAAAGGGAAGTAGAAGAGTATGTGGAAATCCGTAAAAGTCAGGGGCTGCTAACAACTAAGTATCTCTCTGAAACTGTAAAAGTCAGCAACAAAGGCGCTGCCATTGGTTCAGCCAAAGGTGACGATGCTCTGGCCAATGAGGCAAGGTTTTGGTATAGAGAAAGAAGAATTTCTGTCATTGTCGCCATCAAGCAGGTCATGGATGTGCACAGACAACTGAACATGAACTTTGTATTTGCTATGGTAGAGGGTTCCAAAAGCAGGTTCATCACTAAAGACAGAGCAGATATTTACTCAATGGGTTTGTTGGAAGGCTTCAACAACAATTATATTTCGGCCGCTCATCTGCTGATGCCTCAGCTTGAACACAGCTTGAGGCATATTGCTACACAGTATGGCATAGTCATGACAAATTATGCGGAGGATTTGCAGCACGAAAAAACCTTAGGAGTATGTTTAGGTAAAATGAAGGATGCCATAACAGAGGATTTACAGGAGGAGCTGAAAAACTTTCTAACGGAGGCAAGTAGTGTCAATTTTCGAAATAACCTCTGTCACGGATTGATTCCGCCATCGGAAATAGCACATTATGGCATATATCTGTGGTGGTTGGCATTAAAGCTGATTTTTCAGACAGAGCATTTTTTTCCACAAAACGATAGAAAAGGTTAG
- a CDS encoding recombinase family protein, whose protein sequence is MKYVAYYRVSTKKQGQSGLGLESQRAMVQGFLKAGDALLAEHIEVESGKRNDRPELEAAIALAKREQAQLLIAKLDRLSRNAGFIFKLRDSHVHFLAVDMPDANTLTIGIFAVLAQHERELISSRTRAALQQKKLQGFALGTPGNLTAGARQRGLQVRQENAAAHKANRQATELIRMYREQGMTFQAIADRLNNQGYTTRRGKRFFPHTVQRLHVRFQRALPAPAAQG, encoded by the coding sequence ATGAAGTACGTCGCCTACTACCGGGTCTCCACCAAGAAGCAGGGCCAGAGCGGCCTGGGGCTGGAGTCCCAGCGCGCGATGGTGCAGGGCTTCCTCAAAGCAGGGGATGCGCTGCTCGCCGAGCACATCGAGGTGGAGAGCGGCAAGCGCAATGACCGGCCCGAGCTGGAGGCGGCCATCGCCCTGGCCAAGCGGGAGCAGGCCCAGCTGCTGATCGCCAAGCTCGACCGCCTCAGCCGCAACGCCGGCTTTATCTTCAAGCTGCGCGACAGCCACGTGCACTTCCTTGCCGTGGACATGCCCGACGCCAATACGCTCACCATCGGCATCTTTGCCGTGCTCGCCCAGCACGAGCGCGAGCTGATCAGCTCCCGGACCAGGGCGGCCCTCCAGCAAAAGAAGCTTCAGGGCTTTGCCCTGGGCACCCCCGGCAACCTCACCGCCGGTGCCCGCCAGCGGGGCCTCCAGGTGCGGCAGGAGAACGCCGCCGCCCACAAGGCCAACCGCCAGGCCACCGAGCTCATCCGGATGTACCGGGAGCAGGGCATGACCTTCCAGGCCATCGCCGACCGCCTGAACAACCAGGGGTACACCACCCGGCGCGGGAAAAGATTCTTCCCCCACACGGTGCAGCGACTGCACGTACGCTTCCAGCGCGCGCTCCCGGCACCCGCCGCACAAGGGTGA
- a CDS encoding amylo-alpha-1,6-glucosidase, whose amino-acid sequence MRISNKKTLEVEQALLSDEEIRRQAREVLYKNMISGRKAGFSYHYTKPSPGTYPFQYFWDTCFHVFMLSSLGEEKMAKEHLRSLFQMQRPDGFVGHMSYWKRLWPARVTDLLQLRPRDVLRLYKPHMSALVQPPIVAQAVLRVFRNSNDEAFLREMLPKLKKYYKWLAENRDFEGEGLLSIITPFESGMDWKASYDPLLGYDRGKAGPLLFWKVLQVDAHNFLKGYDLRAIYKSNKFVVKDTAFNTIYAQNLEAMAELCRLAGDEEGPGFLQKASQTEKSILSYMYDEKDAAFYDLHGHQFQKLRVRTGTVFFPVVLKGVPDNVCRTVLERHLLQKGGFQTPFPVPSLAVDEPAFRPGESLYIWRGPTWVVFNWFMQGYLLERGYRQEAASLLYSVKQLITRSGFREYYDPFTGEGHGAEEFTWSGLVIDMINRQIKAEEHV is encoded by the coding sequence ATGCGTATATCAAATAAGAAAACACTCGAAGTAGAGCAGGCGCTGCTATCCGATGAGGAGATAAGGCGCCAGGCACGGGAAGTGCTGTACAAAAACATGATCAGTGGCCGGAAAGCGGGCTTTTCATACCACTACACCAAACCCTCCCCAGGCACGTACCCTTTCCAGTACTTCTGGGACACCTGCTTTCATGTTTTCATGCTTAGCTCCTTGGGTGAAGAGAAGATGGCTAAGGAACACCTGCGCAGCCTGTTCCAGATGCAGCGCCCGGATGGTTTCGTGGGGCACATGAGTTATTGGAAGCGCCTGTGGCCCGCTCGTGTTACAGACCTCCTCCAGTTGCGTCCAAGGGATGTGTTGCGCCTTTACAAACCGCACATGTCCGCGTTGGTGCAGCCTCCCATTGTCGCGCAGGCCGTGCTTCGTGTTTTCCGCAACTCAAACGATGAGGCGTTCTTAAGGGAAATGCTGCCAAAGCTCAAGAAGTACTATAAGTGGTTGGCGGAAAACCGGGACTTTGAGGGGGAGGGGCTGCTTTCCATTATCACGCCCTTTGAGTCCGGCATGGACTGGAAGGCCTCTTACGACCCCTTGCTGGGGTACGACAGAGGCAAGGCAGGACCGCTGCTCTTCTGGAAAGTGCTGCAGGTGGACGCGCACAACTTTTTGAAAGGCTACGACCTACGCGCTATCTACAAGAGCAACAAGTTCGTCGTTAAAGACACTGCCTTCAATACCATCTACGCTCAGAACCTGGAGGCCATGGCCGAGCTGTGCCGGCTGGCTGGAGATGAAGAGGGCCCTGGCTTTCTGCAAAAGGCAAGTCAGACGGAAAAAAGCATCCTCAGCTACATGTACGATGAAAAGGATGCGGCCTTTTATGATCTGCACGGACACCAGTTCCAGAAGCTACGGGTGCGCACCGGCACTGTCTTCTTTCCGGTGGTGCTGAAGGGTGTGCCAGACAATGTCTGCAGGACTGTGCTGGAGAGACACCTGCTGCAGAAGGGTGGCTTCCAGACGCCCTTCCCTGTTCCCTCCCTGGCAGTAGACGAGCCTGCCTTCCGCCCCGGTGAGTCTTTGTACATCTGGCGCGGGCCTACCTGGGTGGTGTTCAACTGGTTTATGCAGGGATACCTATTGGAGAGGGGGTACAGGCAGGAGGCAGCCAGCCTCCTGTACAGCGTAAAGCAACTCATCACCAGAAGTGGCTTTCGGGAGTATTACGACCCCTTTACAGGGGAGGGGCACGGAGCAGAGGAGTTTACTTGGTCCGGCTTGGTGATAGACATGATAAACCGGCAAATAAAAGCGGAGGAACACGTCTAG
- a CDS encoding vitamin K epoxide reductase family protein gives MDKGQDKNQGNGKHQSGMGMRGVTRPMAEKEIRQHNQNMHQDGQDKDQDEGQKQEMQGMDMTDEMREKMLRMHHMQTLWVYWMIIILGAWVLLSPLTFDYGIGTVQPSGGRSVWLTMEQRILFMKWSDIISGALLMFFGWRGLTPNRPVSLWICCFIGIWLTMAPLLFWSPTAVAYLNDTMVGALIIALTILIPGMPNMIMYMKMGPDTPPGWSYNPSSWPQRWIMMVLAFVGWVVSRYLAAFQLGYIDTVWDPFFGQQSEQVLNSAMSHSMPVSDAGLGAIAYTFEFLMGWMGAPSRWRTMPWMVAIFGILVIPLGLVHIFLVISQPVIVGAWCMFCLLAAAIMIPMIPLEVDEVIAMIQFMKKKLKKGEESFWKLFWKGGTIKSEAEDKAPEMMAFPQKPGPVYSASIWGISFPWTLSVATVLGLVLVAAPGVFGVGIQETVADVFHLSGSLIVVVSIISMGEPLRICRYFNILLGLTVVIAPWFLGNSPTGLSVTGAVAGLAVAALALPVGPKTQRYAGWDAYIK, from the coding sequence ATGGACAAAGGTCAGGATAAAAATCAAGGCAACGGCAAACACCAGAGCGGTATGGGCATGCGCGGCGTCACGCGCCCCATGGCCGAAAAGGAGATCCGCCAGCACAACCAAAACATGCATCAGGACGGGCAGGATAAAGACCAAGACGAGGGGCAGAAGCAGGAAATGCAGGGGATGGACATGACTGACGAGATGCGGGAGAAGATGCTGCGCATGCACCACATGCAAACGCTGTGGGTGTACTGGATGATCATCATCCTCGGCGCCTGGGTGCTGCTCTCGCCGCTCACCTTCGACTACGGCATCGGAACCGTGCAGCCCTCGGGCGGCAGGAGCGTGTGGCTAACGATGGAGCAGCGCATCCTGTTCATGAAATGGAGCGACATCATCAGCGGCGCCTTGCTGATGTTTTTCGGTTGGCGCGGGCTTACGCCTAACCGCCCCGTCAGCCTCTGGATCTGCTGCTTTATCGGTATCTGGCTTACCATGGCCCCGCTGCTGTTCTGGTCGCCCACAGCGGTGGCCTACCTGAACGATACCATGGTGGGTGCACTCATCATAGCCCTGACCATACTTATACCGGGTATGCCCAACATGATCATGTATATGAAGATGGGCCCCGACACGCCTCCCGGCTGGAGCTACAACCCCTCCAGCTGGCCGCAGCGCTGGATCATGATGGTGCTGGCTTTTGTGGGCTGGGTCGTGTCGCGCTACCTGGCTGCTTTCCAGCTGGGCTACATCGATACGGTTTGGGATCCTTTCTTCGGGCAGCAGAGCGAGCAGGTGCTTAACTCGGCCATGTCGCACAGCATGCCGGTGTCAGATGCGGGCCTGGGCGCCATTGCCTACACGTTTGAGTTCCTGATGGGCTGGATGGGCGCCCCGAGCCGCTGGCGCACCATGCCCTGGATGGTGGCTATTTTCGGTATCCTGGTGATCCCGCTGGGGCTGGTGCACATCTTCCTGGTCATCAGCCAGCCGGTGATCGTGGGGGCCTGGTGCATGTTCTGCCTCTTGGCTGCCGCTATCATGATCCCGATGATTCCGCTGGAGGTGGACGAGGTGATTGCCATGATCCAGTTTATGAAGAAAAAGCTAAAGAAAGGGGAAGAGAGTTTTTGGAAGCTTTTTTGGAAAGGGGGTACCATAAAAAGCGAAGCGGAGGACAAGGCACCGGAGATGATGGCGTTCCCGCAGAAGCCTGGGCCGGTATACAGCGCCTCTATCTGGGGTATCAGCTTCCCCTGGACCTTAAGCGTAGCTACTGTTTTAGGGTTGGTTCTGGTGGCTGCCCCAGGCGTTTTCGGCGTTGGCATACAGGAAACGGTAGCAGACGTATTCCACCTGAGCGGCTCTCTGATCGTGGTGGTGTCGATCATCAGCATGGGAGAGCCGCTGCGCATCTGCCGCTACTTTAACATCCTGCTTGGACTCACTGTGGTAATCGCACCATGGTTTTTGGGGAACAGCCCAACCGGTTTGAGCGTAACCGGGGCTGTAGCAGGATTGGCGGTGGCGGCGCTGGCTTTGCCGGTAGGACCAAAAACACAGCGTTATGCAGGATGGGATGCGTATATCAAATAA
- a CDS encoding GIY-YIG nuclease family protein: MMLPASKTLSRREVLRAYKHLRYVRDNTSYFLYFIVEGGVCVYVGETSNIFWRMAKHKAKCTEASRIYLQEYGDKEQVLRLERHYIRTLKPKYNNRFCLEGQLELFAA; this comes from the coding sequence ATGATGCTGCCTGCATCCAAAACACTCAGTAGGAGGGAGGTGCTGCGGGCGTACAAGCACCTGCGGTATGTGCGCGACAACACCTCCTACTTCCTGTACTTCATCGTGGAGGGAGGTGTCTGCGTGTACGTGGGGGAGACGAGTAACATCTTCTGGCGCATGGCCAAGCACAAGGCAAAGTGCACGGAGGCCTCGCGGATTTACCTGCAGGAGTACGGGGACAAGGAGCAGGTGCTGCGCCTGGAGCGGCACTACATCCGAACCCTCAAACCGAAATACAACAACCGCTTCTGCCTTGAGGGCCAGTTGGAGCTCTTTGCCGCCTGA
- a CDS encoding NERD domain-containing protein, whose translation MPKEKRLEHEVFSELAELCISPGYVHAIAYFCFRDNTIKYDDVMSVEDVLQQFSRDRLLRTEISTLVGLACKTRINTELPSPEVVQNYIDRTETLLEELHHSIMPSIAEAFDFEKIGDESLALFKSGAFLREPIFYSGEGAYLFQYRDFSKLKYQKDDDWFIENKKFTIQEAIAVATTTQALQDVKITELMFELVDKASNEWSLLPAFKFTVKEISCASQIEEEIVNQVIKSFISPVNMSDFNSLDDYNPTNAYPIIELSNNEYVLFQNYSLMQALYETPFFWLHEDERYRPTAMENRGKFAETFSADRLKLVFGEHRVFTNISIYTSRKKWAGEIDVLVVFANRAIVLQAKSKKLTIAARKGNDSHLQNDFKKAVQSAYDQAYLCATLLTDRNHKLIDENGDELNIHRDFKEVYPFCVVSEHYPALATQAKQFLQYNTTNCIKAPFVMDIFMLDVMTEMLQSPLHFLSYVNRRTSYGEKIYSTHELTILSYHLKKNLWMDNEYSGMYFEDDLCADLDLAMLTRREDVPGIDTPEGILTKYRGTVYDQIVKDIEILEHAQTIDLGFFLLTLSGKTVEILNSSVPKLIRRSKEDGKNHDLTLSFDEMRTGLTIHCNDDHPSTSMPRLRNHCEQRKYTQKATSWFGICIGAFFPKVKFGVNLEHEWAKEQRMDELVKDLPKIQRGDLIDFSTRTAKQRKTGRNERCPCGSSKKYKNCCLANL comes from the coding sequence ATGCCAAAGGAAAAAAGATTAGAACATGAGGTTTTTTCAGAACTGGCTGAACTATGCATTTCTCCAGGATATGTACATGCTATTGCATATTTCTGTTTTAGGGATAATACAATTAAGTATGACGATGTTATGTCTGTTGAAGATGTGTTGCAGCAATTTTCAAGAGACAGATTATTGAGAACAGAAATATCAACGCTAGTAGGTCTTGCTTGCAAAACAAGAATAAACACAGAGCTGCCCTCACCCGAAGTTGTACAAAACTATATAGACAGAACAGAAACTTTATTAGAAGAACTTCATCATTCAATAATGCCGTCAATTGCAGAAGCTTTTGACTTTGAAAAGATAGGAGATGAAAGTTTAGCCCTTTTTAAAAGTGGTGCTTTTCTAAGGGAACCAATCTTTTACAGCGGTGAAGGAGCTTATCTTTTTCAGTATAGAGACTTTTCAAAACTGAAATATCAGAAGGACGATGATTGGTTTATAGAAAACAAAAAATTTACTATACAAGAAGCAATTGCTGTAGCAACTACAACACAAGCACTTCAAGATGTAAAAATCACTGAATTGATGTTTGAGCTTGTTGATAAGGCTTCAAATGAGTGGAGCCTTCTTCCGGCTTTTAAGTTCACTGTTAAAGAAATAAGTTGTGCCTCCCAAATTGAAGAGGAGATAGTTAATCAGGTGATTAAATCATTTATATCACCAGTTAACATGAGTGACTTCAATTCTTTAGATGATTATAATCCTACAAATGCTTACCCTATTATTGAATTGTCTAATAATGAGTACGTATTGTTTCAAAACTACAGCCTAATGCAAGCTCTGTATGAGACACCTTTTTTCTGGCTGCATGAAGACGAAAGATATCGTCCGACTGCAATGGAAAATAGAGGAAAGTTTGCTGAGACATTCTCTGCAGATAGGTTAAAGCTTGTATTCGGAGAACACCGAGTATTCACCAACATTAGCATTTACACTTCTAGAAAAAAGTGGGCAGGTGAAATTGATGTATTAGTTGTATTTGCTAATAGAGCAATCGTTTTACAGGCAAAATCAAAGAAGCTCACAATAGCGGCCCGTAAGGGGAACGACAGTCATTTACAGAATGATTTTAAAAAAGCAGTTCAAAGTGCTTATGACCAAGCATACCTCTGCGCTACACTTTTAACTGATAGGAACCATAAACTTATTGATGAAAATGGGGATGAATTGAACATACATCGAGATTTTAAAGAGGTTTATCCTTTTTGTGTAGTCTCTGAACATTATCCCGCTCTTGCTACTCAAGCTAAACAGTTTTTACAGTACAATACAACAAATTGTATTAAAGCACCATTTGTCATGGACATCTTTATGCTTGATGTTATGACCGAAATGTTGCAGTCTCCCTTGCACTTTCTTAGCTATGTAAACAGGAGGACATCCTATGGTGAGAAGATATATTCAACACATGAGCTAACGATTCTTTCGTATCACTTGAAAAAGAATCTGTGGATGGATAATGAATACTCCGGGATGTATTTTGAGGATGATTTATGTGCTGATCTTGATCTAGCAATGCTGACAAGACGTGAGGATGTTCCTGGAATTGATACACCGGAAGGCATCTTAACCAAGTATAGAGGAACTGTTTATGATCAGATAGTAAAAGACATAGAGATATTAGAGCATGCTCAGACTATAGATCTAGGCTTCTTTTTACTTACTTTAAGTGGTAAAACTGTTGAAATATTAAACTCCTCAGTTCCTAAGTTAATCAGGCGCAGCAAGGAAGATGGAAAAAACCATGACCTGACCCTTTCCTTTGATGAAATGAGAACTGGGTTGACGATTCATTGTAATGACGATCATCCATCGACATCAATGCCCCGTCTGCGCAACCACTGTGAGCAAAGAAAATACACTCAAAAAGCTACCTCCTGGTTTGGAATATGTATTGGAGCGTTTTTTCCTAAAGTGAAGTTTGGAGTTAATCTGGAACATGAATGGGCTAAGGAGCAAAGAATGGATGAACTTGTAAAGGATCTTCCGAAGATTCAAAGAGGAGACTTGATTGATTTTAGTACCAGAACTGCGAAACAAAGAAAAACTGGAAGAAATGAAAGGTGTCCTTGTGGCAGCAGTAAAAAGTATAAGAATTGTTGTCTAGCCAATTTATGA
- a CDS encoding ParA family protein, producing the protein MTKVLSIVNAKGGVAKTTSTLGIGYALKEMGMKVLLVDLDAQANLTTSVGISPREELNISDALLDNCKITEVIREANGVDIAYSGHSLISRENAVAHSVTGAAKLRSILKKVKDRYDYVIIDCPPSLGIYTVNALIASDKVYIPMVAEPFAWNGLDKMLETVDIIVEEELNPKLKLGGLFFTNHSKNAQTILGKTIVKEAQDQLGDRVLKTAIRTNVALNECLVMNQDVFSYAPDSNGAKDYRALTKEIVNS; encoded by the coding sequence ATGACGAAGGTCCTGTCCATCGTAAACGCAAAGGGAGGAGTCGCCAAGACGACCAGCACGCTGGGGATCGGGTACGCCCTGAAGGAAATGGGAATGAAAGTGCTGCTGGTGGACCTGGACGCACAGGCCAACCTAACCACCTCCGTCGGAATTAGCCCCCGGGAGGAGCTGAATATATCGGACGCGCTGTTGGACAACTGCAAAATCACCGAGGTCATCCGCGAGGCGAACGGGGTGGACATTGCCTACTCGGGGCACTCGCTGATCTCACGCGAGAACGCCGTGGCGCATTCGGTCACCGGGGCGGCCAAACTACGCTCGATCCTGAAGAAGGTGAAAGACAGGTACGATTACGTGATCATTGACTGCCCGCCCTCGTTGGGCATCTATACCGTCAATGCCCTGATCGCCTCGGACAAGGTTTACATCCCGATGGTGGCCGAACCCTTTGCCTGGAATGGCCTGGATAAAATGCTGGAGACCGTCGACATCATCGTGGAGGAGGAGCTTAACCCCAAGCTGAAGCTGGGCGGCTTGTTTTTCACCAACCACTCCAAAAACGCGCAGACAATCCTGGGCAAAACCATCGTCAAGGAGGCGCAGGACCAGCTAGGGGACAGGGTATTGAAGACAGCGATCCGTACGAACGTGGCCCTGAACGAATGCCTGGTGATGAACCAGGACGTTTTTTCCTACGCCCCTGATTCCAACGGCGCAAAAGACTACAGGGCGCTCACAAAGGAAATTGTTAACAGTTAA
- a CDS encoding PDDEXK nuclease domain-containing protein, protein MADIDLNQKEAYQSWLAALKDRIRVSQLKAAVRVNTELMQVYWQLGRGIVEKQQEAGWGDALIEQLSTDLSAAFPEIKGFSRTNLFYVRKWYLFYSREQQLVPQLVGQLSQAPHLDSEQELVPQLVGLIPWGHNREIVTKCSEVGEALFYVSETIRYGWSRAVLLHHLESGLYRRQGKALNNFALTLPKPQADLAVETLKNPYNFDFLSLGPQARERDLEDALAEQVTKFLLELGQGFAYMGRQYRLNVGGDDFYLDVLLYHTKLRCHVVVELKVTEFQPEYAGKLSFYLNAVDAQLRHPSDNPSIGILLCKTPNKVVVEYSLKNASAPLGVAEYRLIHAVPEELKGELPTVEELEEELERRLHDSGDHEKG, encoded by the coding sequence ATGGCAGACATTGACCTAAATCAGAAAGAGGCTTACCAGTCCTGGTTAGCAGCATTGAAGGACAGGATACGGGTTTCGCAACTGAAAGCGGCGGTTAGGGTGAATACCGAGCTGATGCAGGTGTACTGGCAATTGGGGAGGGGAATAGTGGAGAAGCAGCAGGAGGCGGGCTGGGGCGACGCGCTGATAGAGCAGCTTTCAACGGACCTAAGCGCGGCGTTCCCCGAGATAAAAGGGTTTTCCAGGACCAATCTCTTTTATGTCAGGAAGTGGTACCTGTTCTACAGCAGGGAGCAGCAACTAGTCCCACAGCTTGTGGGACAGTTAAGCCAGGCGCCTCACCTGGACAGCGAACAGGAATTAGTCCCACAGCTTGTGGGACTAATTCCATGGGGGCATAACCGCGAGATTGTGACCAAGTGCTCGGAGGTTGGAGAGGCGCTTTTCTATGTGAGTGAGACGATACGCTACGGCTGGTCACGAGCCGTGCTGCTGCACCATCTGGAGAGCGGCCTGTACAGGAGGCAGGGCAAGGCCCTTAACAACTTCGCCTTGACGCTTCCCAAGCCCCAGGCGGATCTGGCCGTTGAGACGCTCAAAAACCCCTATAACTTCGACTTCCTTAGCCTCGGGCCCCAGGCACGGGAGAGGGACCTGGAGGACGCGCTTGCCGAACAGGTTACGAAGTTTCTGCTGGAGCTGGGCCAGGGCTTCGCTTACATGGGTAGGCAGTACCGGCTCAATGTCGGCGGGGACGACTTCTACCTGGACGTTTTGCTGTACCACACCAAGCTGCGCTGCCATGTGGTGGTCGAGCTGAAGGTGACCGAGTTCCAGCCGGAGTACGCGGGGAAGCTGAGCTTCTACCTCAATGCGGTGGACGCGCAGCTGCGCCACCCGAGCGATAACCCGAGCATTGGCATTCTGCTTTGCAAAACGCCAAACAAGGTCGTGGTGGAGTACTCGCTGAAGAATGCGTCTGCCCCGCTGGGTGTGGCTGAGTACCGGCTGATCCATGCCGTCCCGGAGGAGCTGAAAGGGGAGCTGCCCACCGTTGAAGAGCTGGAGGAAGAACTGGAGAGGAGACTTCACGACAGTGGTGACCATGAGAAGGGTTAG